One window of the Colias croceus chromosome 5, ilColCroc2.1 genome contains the following:
- the LOC123692176 gene encoding uncharacterized protein LOC123692176: protein MEPTITEDESFAERRKLFKDIWYTAMNLDDNKEGADTSGKPKVIKTARLPEVNQCMVGKKKKRRLKNLRTVCNKLLDFCDQQDANDLYYQQMAEAGKNVIKGKRKRKLLRSRNMFVRAQIMATAFEKIYDLNAKISRNLSPIMFSQTSLNVTTASRNDSNRNGTRKSSRIVKKEVSKNNRSSDLIYGGKLQYNVIRKVQSKKLLPMPKINIF, encoded by the exons ATGGAGCCCACCATAACAGAAGATGAAAGCTTTGCAGAGCGCCGAAAACTATTCAAAGATATCTGGTACACTGCTATGAATCTGGATGATAACAAAGAAGGTGCTGATACTTCAGGCAAACCAAAAGTTATAAA AACAGCAAGACTACCCGAAGTTAACCAATGTATGGTGGGCAAGAAAAAAAAGCGACGCCTGAAGAATCTCAGAACTGTTTGCAATAAGTTGTTAGATTTTTGCGATCAACAGGATGCGAACGACTTGTATTATCAGCAG atgGCGGAAGCtggtaaaaatgtaattaaggggaagagaaaacgtaaacttTTAAGATCCAGAAATATGTTTGTTCGTGCACAGATCATGGCAACAGCGTTTGAAaaaatttatgatttaaaCGCAAAAATATCAAGAAACCTCTCCCCTATCATGTTTAGCCAGACATCATTGAATGTGACGACAGCATCTAGAAATGATAGTAATAGAAACGGGACGAGAAAAAGTTCTAGAATTGTAAAGAAAGAAGTTAGCAAAAATAATAGATCATCTGATCTCATATATGGAG GTAAATTGCAGTACAACGTTATTCGCAAAGTACAATCTAAAAAGTTACTCCCCATgcctaaaataaacattttttaa
- the LOC123692174 gene encoding uncharacterized protein LOC123692174 isoform X3, with protein sequence MSEKYDSNALWVALSEYGEGNLFNVYPKLLAELLMQEDAARLEGDTSEAERLVLPSDKEWRLTQYFNLVAMQKTLDDEELENADKSKTTEEVPEEWAPWNLVIATKNPNAPPPVAIKTAPGPAWDIGQVLKAARILCKPPLGVQFGDEQEMRCVYSLIYDVFRYKTILDQAIDDVDFFGDYPQFAEHRHTTWLFLMELARRRWVARPRGEIERATKLLKEAGSPFIDVENAIWDERVHFAAAIARIRIKNKAFSLSDLLPPHLREEKISACVNKDTVTGWVNTFKAKKVALLVKKLQTLGYSYSNSRQLCAGEYRFDRVCPRFITLRPPENISIGQLDLVKEGVIVLQEREFCEGASTLCRALRANSLRGVVAQTHASSPRCSAYLAAQLRELAAVLKAQTPAAPVTPELGRLVVFGAGDKVESYVCALRELGIDASEAPHSESPVCVVGDAVHSETAAVASALDGVVAALATPPNSYSAVTDPIDLVCGRGGDLAMLEVLTESEIDSKGKQRVQSILEEQKKTLKTLMSKPQIQLILYETHSALEAENQAQVNRAVAEANRLARERHALLRKKHRDHTHTPKSKEGAETMVTDSCTTLDRTSQSDLDKVEPSDTTSYDQSPKRPMSSPPTTARNRSDSRETILKKRAESANVVGCRPTTNRARPIPEMDVPENDNVPRDPDKDSPDVYVPSCDLFEVQTLPNLGNGLDINYILDRDGCYLGLIQRKVSRRRSRGSTLSI encoded by the exons ATGTCTGAAAAATACGATTCTAATGCTTTATGGGTTGCCCTTAGTGAGTATGGAGAAGGCAATCTGTTTAATGTATATCCAAAGCTTCTTGCTGAGTTGCTTATGCAGGAAGATGCTGCGAGATTGGAAGGGGATACCAGTGAGGCCGAGAGGCTGGTGCTGCCCAGTGATAAGGAATGGAGACTGACACAGTACTTCAACCTTGTAGCAATGCAAAAGACATTGGACGATGAGGA gCTTGAAAATGCTGATAAAAGTAAAACTACTGAAGAAGTACCAGAAGAATGGGCGCCATGGAACTTGGTGATAGCCACCAAGAATCCCAACGCGCCTCCACCAGTTGCCATCAAGACTGCTCCTGGTCCGGCGTGGGATATAGGCCAg GTTCTGAAAGCTGCGCGGATTTTATGTAAACCTCCATTGGGAGTGCAGTTTGGCGACGAACAGGAAATGAGATGTGTTTACTCACTCATTTATGATGTATTTCGAT ataaaacaatattagacCAAGCGATCGACGATGTGGATTTCTTTGGAGACTACCCTcag TTTGCAGAACATAGACACACAACATGGCTCTTCCTTATGGAACTAGCCAGACGAAGATGGGTTGCACGTCCGCGTGGTGAGATAGAACGGGCGACGAAACTTTTGAAAGAAGCTGGTTCTCCTTTCATAGACGTGGAGAATGCGATCTGGGATGAAAGGGTGCATTTTGCCGCTGCTATTGCTAGGATTCGGATAAAGAATAAAGCTTTTTC ACTATCGGATCTTCTCCCGCCACATTTGCGAGAAGAGAAAATATCAGCATGTGTCAATAAGGATACAGTCACCGGATGGGTAAACACATTTAAAGCAAA AAAAGTCGCATTGCTTGTCAAGAAGCTACAAACATTGGGATATTCCTATAGTAATTCGCGTCAATTGTGTGCAGGAGAGTACAGATTTGATCGAGTATGTCCTAG ATTTATAACATTACGCCCACCCGAAAACATAAGCATCGGCCAGTTAGACTTGGTAAAAGAAGGAGTAATAGTATTACAG GAGAGAGAATTCTGCGAAGGTGCATCCACACTGTGCCGTGCATTGCGTGCCAATTCACTCCGCGGCGTAGTAGCACAAACACACGCGTCCTCGCCCCGCTGCTCCGCGTACTTGGCGGCGCAGTTGCGGGAATTAGCCGCCGTGCTGAAGGCACAGACGCCGGCCGCGCCTGTCACGCCCGAGCTGGGCAGGCTCGTGGTGTTTGGCGCTGGTGATAA AGTGGAGAGCTACGTGTGCGCACTTCGCGAGCTCGGCATAGATGCGTCAGAGGCTCCACACTCCGAGTCGCCCGTATGCGTGGTCGGCGACGCGGTGCACAGCGAGACGGCGGCGGTGGCCAGCGCGCTGGACGGCGTGGTGGCTGCACTGGCAACGCCGCCCAACTCGTACTCGGCTGTCACAGATCCTATCGATCTTGTGTGCGGACGTGGAGGAGATCTGGCTATGCTTGAG GTTCTAACAGAATCTGAAATAGACTCGAAGGGAAAGCAACGTGTACAATCCATTCTAGAAGAACAGAAGAAGACACTCAAAACATTAATGTCTAAACCCCAg ATTCAGTTAATCCTTTACGAGACCCACTCAGCGTTAGAAGCGGAAAATCAGGCGCAAGTGAACCGCGCCGTGGCCGAAGCGAACCGGCTTGCGAGGGAACGTCACGCATTGCTCAGGAAGAAACATAGAGATCATACACAT ACACCAAAATCAAAAGAAGGTGCTGAAACGATGGTCACAGATTCCTGTACAACATTAGATCGCACTTCCCAATCGGATTTGGACAAAGTCGAACCGTCAGACACCACTTCATATGACCAGTCTCCCAAAAGGCCGATGTCCTCCCCACCGACCACTGCTAGAAACAGATCAGACAGCAGAGAGACGATTTTGAAGAAGCGGGCAGAAAGCGCAAATGTGGTTGGGTGCCGGCCAACGACCAATAGAGCTCGACCTATTCCGGAAATGGACGTTCCAGAAAATGATAATGTTCCCAGAGATCCTGATAAAGATAGTCCTGATGTTTAT GTTCCAAGCtgtgatttatttgaagtACAAACACTGCCTAATTTAGGAAACGGATTAGATATTAACTACATTTTAGATAGAGATGGATGCTACCTTGGCCTCATACAAAGAAAG GTGTCGCGCAGGAGATCACGCGGCTCGACGCTAAGTATATGA
- the LOC123692174 gene encoding uncharacterized protein LOC123692174 isoform X1 produces MSEKYDSNALWVALSEYGEGNLFNVYPKLLAELLMQEDAARLEGDTSEAERLVLPSDKEWRLTQYFNLVAMQKTLDDEELENADKSKTTEEVPEEWAPWNLVIATKNPNAPPPVAIKTAPGPAWDIGQVLKAARILCKPPLGVQFGDEQEMRCVYSLIYDVFRYKTILDQAIDDVDFFGDYPQFAEHRHTTWLFLMELARRRWVARPRGEIERATKLLKEAGSPFIDVENAIWDERVHFAAAIARIRIKNKAFSLSDLLPPHLREEKISACVNKDTVTGWVNTFKAKKVALLVKKLQTLGYSYSNSRQLCAGEYRFDRVCPRFITLRPPENISIGQLDLVKEGVIVLQEREFCEGASTLCRALRANSLRGVVAQTHASSPRCSAYLAAQLRELAAVLKAQTPAAPVTPELGRLVVFGAGDKVESYVCALRELGIDASEAPHSESPVCVVGDAVHSETAAVASALDGVVAALATPPNSYSAVTDPIDLVCGRGGDLAMLEVLTESEIDSKGKQRVQSILEEQKKTLKTLMSKPQIQLILYETHSALEAENQAQVNRAVAEANRLARERHALLRKKHRDHTHTPKSKEGAETMVTDSCTTLDRTSQSDLDKVEPSDTTSYDQSPKRPMSSPPTTARNRSDSRETILKKRAESANVVGCRPTTNRARPIPEMDVPENDNVPRDPDKDSPDVYVPSCDLFEVQTLPNLGNGLDINYILDRDGCYLGLIQRKEITRLDAKYMIRVAEQRGLFGQSAPQQPARRKKNEPATVTPRRRRRKTSFEVERVAAPTYASLSRSMRRGNVAVDPRASPYSEEEHVCSRHVRRHAAAATYTATACTCDAKHRHSQPRRASADADLATVVRPASPPCRQPFPLVVHDLRLKNIVHKISV; encoded by the exons ATGTCTGAAAAATACGATTCTAATGCTTTATGGGTTGCCCTTAGTGAGTATGGAGAAGGCAATCTGTTTAATGTATATCCAAAGCTTCTTGCTGAGTTGCTTATGCAGGAAGATGCTGCGAGATTGGAAGGGGATACCAGTGAGGCCGAGAGGCTGGTGCTGCCCAGTGATAAGGAATGGAGACTGACACAGTACTTCAACCTTGTAGCAATGCAAAAGACATTGGACGATGAGGA gCTTGAAAATGCTGATAAAAGTAAAACTACTGAAGAAGTACCAGAAGAATGGGCGCCATGGAACTTGGTGATAGCCACCAAGAATCCCAACGCGCCTCCACCAGTTGCCATCAAGACTGCTCCTGGTCCGGCGTGGGATATAGGCCAg GTTCTGAAAGCTGCGCGGATTTTATGTAAACCTCCATTGGGAGTGCAGTTTGGCGACGAACAGGAAATGAGATGTGTTTACTCACTCATTTATGATGTATTTCGAT ataaaacaatattagacCAAGCGATCGACGATGTGGATTTCTTTGGAGACTACCCTcag TTTGCAGAACATAGACACACAACATGGCTCTTCCTTATGGAACTAGCCAGACGAAGATGGGTTGCACGTCCGCGTGGTGAGATAGAACGGGCGACGAAACTTTTGAAAGAAGCTGGTTCTCCTTTCATAGACGTGGAGAATGCGATCTGGGATGAAAGGGTGCATTTTGCCGCTGCTATTGCTAGGATTCGGATAAAGAATAAAGCTTTTTC ACTATCGGATCTTCTCCCGCCACATTTGCGAGAAGAGAAAATATCAGCATGTGTCAATAAGGATACAGTCACCGGATGGGTAAACACATTTAAAGCAAA AAAAGTCGCATTGCTTGTCAAGAAGCTACAAACATTGGGATATTCCTATAGTAATTCGCGTCAATTGTGTGCAGGAGAGTACAGATTTGATCGAGTATGTCCTAG ATTTATAACATTACGCCCACCCGAAAACATAAGCATCGGCCAGTTAGACTTGGTAAAAGAAGGAGTAATAGTATTACAG GAGAGAGAATTCTGCGAAGGTGCATCCACACTGTGCCGTGCATTGCGTGCCAATTCACTCCGCGGCGTAGTAGCACAAACACACGCGTCCTCGCCCCGCTGCTCCGCGTACTTGGCGGCGCAGTTGCGGGAATTAGCCGCCGTGCTGAAGGCACAGACGCCGGCCGCGCCTGTCACGCCCGAGCTGGGCAGGCTCGTGGTGTTTGGCGCTGGTGATAA AGTGGAGAGCTACGTGTGCGCACTTCGCGAGCTCGGCATAGATGCGTCAGAGGCTCCACACTCCGAGTCGCCCGTATGCGTGGTCGGCGACGCGGTGCACAGCGAGACGGCGGCGGTGGCCAGCGCGCTGGACGGCGTGGTGGCTGCACTGGCAACGCCGCCCAACTCGTACTCGGCTGTCACAGATCCTATCGATCTTGTGTGCGGACGTGGAGGAGATCTGGCTATGCTTGAG GTTCTAACAGAATCTGAAATAGACTCGAAGGGAAAGCAACGTGTACAATCCATTCTAGAAGAACAGAAGAAGACACTCAAAACATTAATGTCTAAACCCCAg ATTCAGTTAATCCTTTACGAGACCCACTCAGCGTTAGAAGCGGAAAATCAGGCGCAAGTGAACCGCGCCGTGGCCGAAGCGAACCGGCTTGCGAGGGAACGTCACGCATTGCTCAGGAAGAAACATAGAGATCATACACAT ACACCAAAATCAAAAGAAGGTGCTGAAACGATGGTCACAGATTCCTGTACAACATTAGATCGCACTTCCCAATCGGATTTGGACAAAGTCGAACCGTCAGACACCACTTCATATGACCAGTCTCCCAAAAGGCCGATGTCCTCCCCACCGACCACTGCTAGAAACAGATCAGACAGCAGAGAGACGATTTTGAAGAAGCGGGCAGAAAGCGCAAATGTGGTTGGGTGCCGGCCAACGACCAATAGAGCTCGACCTATTCCGGAAATGGACGTTCCAGAAAATGATAATGTTCCCAGAGATCCTGATAAAGATAGTCCTGATGTTTAT GTTCCAAGCtgtgatttatttgaagtACAAACACTGCCTAATTTAGGAAACGGATTAGATATTAACTACATTTTAGATAGAGATGGATGCTACCTTGGCCTCATACAAAGAAAG GAGATCACGCGGCTCGACGCTAAGTATATGATACGCGTCGCGGAGCAGCGCGGCCTCTTCGGGCAGAGCGCGCCGCAGCAGCCCGCGCGCAGGAAGAAAAACGAACCGGCCACTGTTACACCTAGACGAAGGAGACGCAAAACTAGTTTTGAG GTGGAACGCGTCGCGGCGCCAACATACGCGTCGTTATCGCGCTCGATGCGGCGCGGCAACGTCGCGGTCGACCCGCGCGCGTCGCCCTACAGCGAGGAGGAGCACGTGTGCTCGCGGCACGTGCGCAGGCACGCGGCCGCTGCTACGTATACCGCGACTGCGTGCACGTGTGACGCGAAgcatag ACACTCCCAACCACGTCGTGCATCCGCAGACGCAGATCTCGCCACTGTAGTACGCCCCGCGTCACCACCATGTCGCCAACCTTTCCCTCTAGTTGTACACGACTTGCGACTCAAGAACATCGTGCATAAGATTTCTGTTtag
- the LOC123692174 gene encoding uncharacterized protein LOC123692174 isoform X2, whose amino-acid sequence MIVHERAGDHFKLENADKSKTTEEVPEEWAPWNLVIATKNPNAPPPVAIKTAPGPAWDIGQVLKAARILCKPPLGVQFGDEQEMRCVYSLIYDVFRYKTILDQAIDDVDFFGDYPQFAEHRHTTWLFLMELARRRWVARPRGEIERATKLLKEAGSPFIDVENAIWDERVHFAAAIARIRIKNKAFSLSDLLPPHLREEKISACVNKDTVTGWVNTFKAKKVALLVKKLQTLGYSYSNSRQLCAGEYRFDRVCPRFITLRPPENISIGQLDLVKEGVIVLQEREFCEGASTLCRALRANSLRGVVAQTHASSPRCSAYLAAQLRELAAVLKAQTPAAPVTPELGRLVVFGAGDKVESYVCALRELGIDASEAPHSESPVCVVGDAVHSETAAVASALDGVVAALATPPNSYSAVTDPIDLVCGRGGDLAMLEVLTESEIDSKGKQRVQSILEEQKKTLKTLMSKPQIQLILYETHSALEAENQAQVNRAVAEANRLARERHALLRKKHRDHTHTPKSKEGAETMVTDSCTTLDRTSQSDLDKVEPSDTTSYDQSPKRPMSSPPTTARNRSDSRETILKKRAESANVVGCRPTTNRARPIPEMDVPENDNVPRDPDKDSPDVYVPSCDLFEVQTLPNLGNGLDINYILDRDGCYLGLIQRKEITRLDAKYMIRVAEQRGLFGQSAPQQPARRKKNEPATVTPRRRRRKTSFEVERVAAPTYASLSRSMRRGNVAVDPRASPYSEEEHVCSRHVRRHAAAATYTATACTCDAKHRHSQPRRASADADLATVVRPASPPCRQPFPLVVHDLRLKNIVHKISV is encoded by the exons ATGATTGTTCATGAACGAGCAGGAGATCATTTCAA gCTTGAAAATGCTGATAAAAGTAAAACTACTGAAGAAGTACCAGAAGAATGGGCGCCATGGAACTTGGTGATAGCCACCAAGAATCCCAACGCGCCTCCACCAGTTGCCATCAAGACTGCTCCTGGTCCGGCGTGGGATATAGGCCAg GTTCTGAAAGCTGCGCGGATTTTATGTAAACCTCCATTGGGAGTGCAGTTTGGCGACGAACAGGAAATGAGATGTGTTTACTCACTCATTTATGATGTATTTCGAT ataaaacaatattagacCAAGCGATCGACGATGTGGATTTCTTTGGAGACTACCCTcag TTTGCAGAACATAGACACACAACATGGCTCTTCCTTATGGAACTAGCCAGACGAAGATGGGTTGCACGTCCGCGTGGTGAGATAGAACGGGCGACGAAACTTTTGAAAGAAGCTGGTTCTCCTTTCATAGACGTGGAGAATGCGATCTGGGATGAAAGGGTGCATTTTGCCGCTGCTATTGCTAGGATTCGGATAAAGAATAAAGCTTTTTC ACTATCGGATCTTCTCCCGCCACATTTGCGAGAAGAGAAAATATCAGCATGTGTCAATAAGGATACAGTCACCGGATGGGTAAACACATTTAAAGCAAA AAAAGTCGCATTGCTTGTCAAGAAGCTACAAACATTGGGATATTCCTATAGTAATTCGCGTCAATTGTGTGCAGGAGAGTACAGATTTGATCGAGTATGTCCTAG ATTTATAACATTACGCCCACCCGAAAACATAAGCATCGGCCAGTTAGACTTGGTAAAAGAAGGAGTAATAGTATTACAG GAGAGAGAATTCTGCGAAGGTGCATCCACACTGTGCCGTGCATTGCGTGCCAATTCACTCCGCGGCGTAGTAGCACAAACACACGCGTCCTCGCCCCGCTGCTCCGCGTACTTGGCGGCGCAGTTGCGGGAATTAGCCGCCGTGCTGAAGGCACAGACGCCGGCCGCGCCTGTCACGCCCGAGCTGGGCAGGCTCGTGGTGTTTGGCGCTGGTGATAA AGTGGAGAGCTACGTGTGCGCACTTCGCGAGCTCGGCATAGATGCGTCAGAGGCTCCACACTCCGAGTCGCCCGTATGCGTGGTCGGCGACGCGGTGCACAGCGAGACGGCGGCGGTGGCCAGCGCGCTGGACGGCGTGGTGGCTGCACTGGCAACGCCGCCCAACTCGTACTCGGCTGTCACAGATCCTATCGATCTTGTGTGCGGACGTGGAGGAGATCTGGCTATGCTTGAG GTTCTAACAGAATCTGAAATAGACTCGAAGGGAAAGCAACGTGTACAATCCATTCTAGAAGAACAGAAGAAGACACTCAAAACATTAATGTCTAAACCCCAg ATTCAGTTAATCCTTTACGAGACCCACTCAGCGTTAGAAGCGGAAAATCAGGCGCAAGTGAACCGCGCCGTGGCCGAAGCGAACCGGCTTGCGAGGGAACGTCACGCATTGCTCAGGAAGAAACATAGAGATCATACACAT ACACCAAAATCAAAAGAAGGTGCTGAAACGATGGTCACAGATTCCTGTACAACATTAGATCGCACTTCCCAATCGGATTTGGACAAAGTCGAACCGTCAGACACCACTTCATATGACCAGTCTCCCAAAAGGCCGATGTCCTCCCCACCGACCACTGCTAGAAACAGATCAGACAGCAGAGAGACGATTTTGAAGAAGCGGGCAGAAAGCGCAAATGTGGTTGGGTGCCGGCCAACGACCAATAGAGCTCGACCTATTCCGGAAATGGACGTTCCAGAAAATGATAATGTTCCCAGAGATCCTGATAAAGATAGTCCTGATGTTTAT GTTCCAAGCtgtgatttatttgaagtACAAACACTGCCTAATTTAGGAAACGGATTAGATATTAACTACATTTTAGATAGAGATGGATGCTACCTTGGCCTCATACAAAGAAAG GAGATCACGCGGCTCGACGCTAAGTATATGATACGCGTCGCGGAGCAGCGCGGCCTCTTCGGGCAGAGCGCGCCGCAGCAGCCCGCGCGCAGGAAGAAAAACGAACCGGCCACTGTTACACCTAGACGAAGGAGACGCAAAACTAGTTTTGAG GTGGAACGCGTCGCGGCGCCAACATACGCGTCGTTATCGCGCTCGATGCGGCGCGGCAACGTCGCGGTCGACCCGCGCGCGTCGCCCTACAGCGAGGAGGAGCACGTGTGCTCGCGGCACGTGCGCAGGCACGCGGCCGCTGCTACGTATACCGCGACTGCGTGCACGTGTGACGCGAAgcatag ACACTCCCAACCACGTCGTGCATCCGCAGACGCAGATCTCGCCACTGTAGTACGCCCCGCGTCACCACCATGTCGCCAACCTTTCCCTCTAGTTGTACACGACTTGCGACTCAAGAACATCGTGCATAAGATTTCTGTTtag